The Ipomoea triloba cultivar NCNSP0323 chromosome 4, ASM357664v1 DNA segment NNNNNNNNNNNNNNNNNNNNNNNNNNNNNNNNNNNNNNNNNNNNNNNNNNNNNNNNNNNNNNNNNNNNNNNNNNNNNNNNNNNNNNNNNNNNNNNNNNNNNNNNNNNNNNNNNNNNNNNNNNNNNNNNNNNNNNNNNNNNNNNNNNNNNNNNNNNNNNNNNNNNNNNNNNNNNNNNNNNNNNNNNNNNNNNNNNNNNNNNNNNNNNNNNNNNNNNNNNNNNNNNNNNNNNNNNNNNNNNNNNNNNNNNNNNNNNNNNNNNNNNNNNNNNNNNNNNNNNNNNNNNNNNNNNNNNNNNNNNNNNNNNNNNNNNNNNNNNNNNNNNNNNNNNNNNNNNNNNNNNNNNNNNNNNNNNNNNNNNNNNNNNNNNNNNNNNNNNNNNNNNNNNNNNNNNNNNNNNNNNNNNNNNNNNNNNNNNNNNNNCCCGCCATCCCCACCACCCACAACcatcctccccccccccccccagcaCCCACTACCCCGGCCTACGACccactccccccccccccacctaCCATCCACCACCCCACTCCCACGACCTACCATCCACCACCCCACCCCACCACTATCCCACCCCCaccacccaccaccaccactcaCCACCAACCatcattgtatattttaaatatttaaaattaaaattaattaatcttcatgtttcaaaaaataatcaaacataCCAAAATAACTTTTTAGAATACAACTAAATACgggaaagaaaaatattttctcaaatgacttattttttggaaatcattttcctccCTTTCCAAACTGACCCTTAGCCTCAGCCCTTTTCCTGTTTTGTTCTCCATGCCCAGACCACCGCGGTTACCAGCCCATCGGAGTCACAACGTTATTCACCTCCACTTCCCGATTCTCCAGTCTGCTACGTCGTATATCACCGTGCACCTCTGCCTGCCTACTCCGTACGTGTCTGTACCACCCTCCGTAACACCTTTGTTTCCATCATCAACACTTGGTTTTGGGTTGctaatttatttcatatttatctTGCGAAATCAGTTTCTGGTTTTTCTTTTAGCCATCGCAATTGAAGAATGGCGGCATCTGCAATCAGAGCAGGTGCTTTGGTGACTCTACAAGAGCTGAATCCTTCATCGCCCTTCTTTAAGCAAGGGGCATCACTCAGAGTCACTGGAAAGTAGGTCATCTCCCATTTTTCTCTTCAACATTTTCGTTTTCCTTTTCCTCATTTATTACAATTGATTGTTTGAattcaatatttgatttttcGGTTCAAGTCATAATGTTAAGAACTTTGCATTTGGTGGCATAATGGTGGGTTAGTAATCAAACTTCACCTAAATTATTGTCTGTTCAAGCTGAGAAATTCAAAGGGAAAGGGAAATGCAAAAGCAAATGCTAATGGATAATAATTGTGTGGTTTCATGTCTACTAAATTATTACTGATTTAATGAGCTGCTATTAAGGAAGAAGTAGTTTTATTGTGAAGTAGGGTATGCTGTCAAATTTATTGGAAATTGAGGGTTGACATTTTGCTTTATCCATTCTAGGCTTCAAGAGTATAATGTGGAGACAGATTCTGCAGTAATTTCCAATGGGAATGCTTCTTTAAGGATTGACACAGAGCGCTTGAATATCAGCATTCGCCCTGGCTCCATCTACCAGTTCATTGGAGAACTGCATATTGGACCCAGTGATGAGGTATGAGAATGTGCTCCTTGCTTGTTTCTTAGAATGCAGAGCATGAATTTCTAGTGCTTCTTGTTTGTAGACACCTGACATCcacattaaacataataatgaATCTCCCATATCTGTTTTCACCTTCCACAAGAAGAATGAAACAATGTTCATTGCCCCTGGCTCTTGATGCATGGAATATTCAGGTATTCTTGCTAGCCACTGCAGAGTTTGTGGGTTTGACACAATATTTGGCCCTAGTTTATAAGTGCGAGTTAATACACAATtttgtcctcgactatagtgttttttctcgatttagtcctaaatgactttttgctTAGTTAGGTTCTCAACTTCGATGGTTTTTTTCCAATTGAGTCCTTTGTTAAGAtagcttggtaatttcacttctattttagttctcgactatagTAATTTTAACCAAGTTAGTCTTTGAATATAGTGATTTTTACCCAATTTAAGTCAtcaactatagtggtttttctcgatTTTAATAGCCAAGGACTCAATTGGATAAAACTATTGAAGTCGAGGACCTAATCAAGCACAAAAAGTGGTTTAtgattaaatcaagaaaaaccactatagatgactaaattgggtattaacacTTTATAGTGCTTATGTGACAATTAGCATACTCTAAATTCATGTTAGCTGATCTCTTATTCGAGCTGTAACAACAGTGTTGAGTTGGGCCCTTGGTAGGGCTATTAGGGCATCCATGCTGCTGCAgtgtgatccataatcatgatTTTGTCTATAATTTTCAGGCAATCTTGAAGGCACGAGTAGGGAGAAATGTGGATGGCATGGACCTCAATCTCTATCATCAGTCACTGCAACTTTTGAGAAACTTTGTAGATGAACAAACTAATAGCCGCACACAATAGAGTAGACGGAGTAGTACTCCTTTTACTACggaaaaaggtaaaaaaaaaaaacaaaaacagtgGTTTGATCTCTCAGTAAATGATGAAAATGTGGTTCAAGGCCTAGTAATGGTGACAAGTATCATTTCATTTCGTGCTTCCTAGAAATCAGGTAGGTGTCTAGCTTCAAAAACATGGCTTTTCAACAGATTGTCAATTTTCGTGAGGCTCATGGATGTTTTTAAGTTGAATGGATGCTAGATGATATATCATAAATGATAAACCTGCCCAACTATTCCACTTCAATTTTCAGTTCTGTTCAATTCAAGAACTTCCTGCTCTCTCAAGTGCAAGAAAGTTATTCTGGCAACATAATTTAGCTAGAATTATGTATGAGTGGTTCGAGGCTCTCGCCCTGGATTCCAGTTGCATTATTTTTATAGCTAAGATTATGTATGCCTCTGGGAAATTTAACTTGTTAGGTTGCAGAAACCTATTTAAGTTGCTGGTGCAGGTATTCTTGAATAGTGTATAGAAACAATTGTAGAAGTATGAGGGAGTCATGCAAAACCTGTGCAGTACAGCGAGGCAATAAGGAAGCTTTGCCATTTGGATTCACTTCACAAGGTTGGACTGTATGGCTTTACtggtaatactttttttttttctggcaTCCTTGTTCATACTAACATGATATTGGTATTTCTGACTTTCTGAGTATGCTGGCAATATCCAACTAAATATTAAGGAATTGGCCATTGTGCCAATTGCCACCACAACTTTCTGAGTAGGGCCTCCCTAGTCATCAAATATTTCTTGAATTGATCTTTGATTATTGACAAAATACTAGAATAGCCTTGGCACTTTGACTGAAAAAGACCCTATTTTTGGAGGGCTTTAAAGGTCAATTCACTTGTCACCAAAATGTTGCATTGATGCATACTCAACAGGGACATTCCTATAAGCCGgagtgtggttgagtggaatgAATTCATCCATCCCTAACCAAACGTCAAGGGATCGATCCTTGGCCTTGGGCATGGAgccacccaaaaaataaaaaacacaccCTCAACTTATTGGAACCATGGTGCTTAAAGAATCCACATATCTGAGAGGTTTGAACAGGTGATCAGTCAGGACAAAGGCCTAGTTCCGAACAATCAAATTGAATGGTTATTAGCAGTGTTGCAAATCCCCGCCTAGGTGTTAGGCGCTAGTCAACCGCCTAAGctccgcttaggcgctgaccgcctaagctccgcttaggcgctgaccgcctagttggccgattaactattgttcttcgtttttaatgggttatttcactcaaaacaacattgttttgagcgaaataaccctaaattgtacaaactctagatattttttaggttaatatttaatattttagcattaataattaaagtattatataatttataattattagtcttttaaaaattaaaaatacttaaataaaattttaaaaaattaaaattaaaattaaaaaaaaaaaaatacaggggcgcctaggcgccgattaatccccgcctaggcgctccCTGAGCGCTCGAGGAGCGcgtagcgattttttcaaccatggttaTTAACGAACAAATGACTCGAACAGTCAACAGCGTACAGTCGGAGGATCTTACTATTTGCTTGCTTAGCCAGTTGCAAGGGTAGATACCCtatgttacaccaaaaaataaaaaaacaggaCCTTGTGttcaccaaaaaaaacaaaaaaaaaacaggggCATTCCAATTGTTGTGTGGcgataatattttgttttggtaCTTAAAAATTAAAGCCATACTTCTTTAAATGGCCCTTTTCCCCAAGGGTCACTTCCACTTTAGATTATTTTGGATGTCTTCACTCAATGTTGGAATCTTAGAAATACATTTGTTAATCCTTTTATACTCTGGCACATGAATAATGCAAGTCGCTAACCTTTTGTTGATGTTCATTTGTTCTTTTTCTCTTCATGTTGTTTGAGATAGGCCCATCCAAGGTGTGGTGTTGAGGGACACATtacataaatttgatatttattatcATTCACTTAATGATGAATTTTGCATATCGTGATTTATGATATGCAATATTATTACATTGAACTTCAACTAATTTTGAGTTTAACTAATGTTAGGCTTCATTTAAGAGAAAGATGTCTTTGCACTTGTTGCTTTATTCTTAagattcaaataaaatattttatttaaaggaaATAGTTAACTAGTTCAAACTATAAAGGTCAATAGGTTACTCCCACTAAGAGtcgaatttgaaaaaaaattttattaccagTAAAGTATCTTTTCTTTTCACTcctataaaattaatttatctatGGAGCagtgttgaaaaaattgctaggtaCTCCTCAGACGTTCagggtgcctagcgcctaggtgccttttaaaaaaattgtttatttttttaagatttgataaacgacgccgttttgacttttgaacaatttaaggttattttgctcaaaacgacgttattttaagtgaaataacctatttttaaaaaaaaaaaaaaaaaaaaaaaaaaNaaaaaaaaaaagcagaagAAGAGTTTATTAcaaaaatggtcccttgactattgcgaaattaccaatttggtcctcgataatttttcgtgcacaattaagtcccttgactttgaaaattttaaccattttggtcctccgtttattttgtcgttaaaatcgggaccaaattgataattttgctatagacaagggaccatttcagtaaaaAACTAACtaccaatttgatcccttgactatagcaaaattaccaatttggtcccaattttaacggcaaaataaacggaggaccaaattggttaaaattttcaaagtcgagtgacttaattgggcacgaaaaattgtcaaggaccaaattggtaatttcgcaatagtcaatggaccatttcgataataaactcgCAGAAGAATGactaatcggccgactagacGGCCTAGTCAGTGCCTTGGTTGTCAAGCCGTCCACCTAGAACACCAATTTCGATGATAATCTAGGCGGTCGACCGGCGCTTAGGCTCGATTTTTGCAACCATGCTATGGAGTAGGTGCAAATTTATGGAATTAACCTCTTGCTTATGGCATATATGTTAGGCTAATCTTCTCAACTTGGTCAGCCTGCAAACTGTCATATGTAAATGCATACGTAATACACAACTAGAAACAAAAATGTTTCcatcataaaatttaaacaacTAATCATATACTAATAGTAATGATGCAAGGCCAAATTTAGTACCATTCTAACGTTGTtccaaataatatattgtttaattagttCGAATGTCAAATTGTCAATTATCGTTAGCTCTTAGTttaaacaatatttataataatattctactccgatgataatattaataattcacattgtataaaatattttgttcaactgCTCTTCCGATAGCCTAATGGAATTAGGCATTGTTTTGAGccatcaaaatattttattttactttcaagAACGTCATAATCCAAATTATTAAggattaatttaataataataataatttaagtaTCATAATGGACAGCTATTAACAATGCATGGTCACGATAAACTTGATATCTTAAACTATGTGCACCTTCAATGTTGACCCTGACCTTAACAATTAAGAAATGACAAGTTTTTTCAATGGTAAGCAAACATGGTTCAGGGAGGTGGTTTCTCCAAATTTACTATGATTTCAATCATTTACTATGCTTTTAAATGATATGTTGCACTTGtgctattttattttaactctTAATGTTTACCACTTAAATGGCAATAAAATTCTTTTCACTCACTAGCTGTCGATGATTTACTGATCTCGaaaatacttattaataaaatacaaaataataataataataataataataataataataataataataataataataataataataataatgattatgatgatgataatgtaAGAAGATGAATATTTGGATTTGAAATTAAGAGGGAAATATATCATCACTCGTTGTAAAGATTCGCTTAGGGGTGTTAATGCTGTTAAAAAACGAattgaattaatcaaatttataaaatgttTTAACCATTAActtaattgctttttttttttcaattaacaGATTTATCGAAATATTTTagtccaattttaaaaattttaaaaattataaataaaatttttctattcataatttcacaccacaaaatagtcattacattaatatatatatatatataaatgataaaaaatgtaaaactagtctaataGTATGATTTATGGAttataaaaacacacacacacacacacacacatatatatatatatatacatacataatttgCTCAATTGATAGGTCACCTAACACCTTCGGACTGAATTAATCGTTaactgaaatatatatatatatgtatacacacacacacacacacacacacacacacacacatataattcgCTCAATTGATAGGTCAACCAACACCTTCAGACTgaattaaccgttaactgaaatttaaaaaaatgtttaaccAATAGCCTAACCAAAATATTTCTGTTCAAATTAGTAAGTTAAAATTTTTCAGTTTGATCGGTTAACTGAGTGTTTGtcaaattatgtacatttcTAGACTTGCTCGCTCAAAACTTACgaaataaagaatatataatGGTTGGCAAAATTATTTACCAGTTGTTATATAGTGGACCATGGTCGAATATGATTGTCAAATAAAAGTGTATTATAGTTATAATTATACTTTAGTGTTGCTAAAATAAAACTAGAATGTATGAAAAATGAAGCttaaaaaaatagagttcatctctatttttttttttcaaaaaaaaaaatagaggtcatgcaataatatattgttaaatgaaactattttttttctgggtactactgactcggttataatgtagtatctgttcataactactttctcaacctactgaagcactcggttataatgtagtatctgttcataactactttctcaacctactgaagcacaatgagtcaacatcatccatgtgggagtgtttaccgggacaccggatgccactagaccacaaggtcattggctgttaaatgaaactataatagacttaaaatgatactttgatgttgttataatgaaactagtgtctgaaaaatgaaataaaaaaaaaagcaatattatcaaataaaacagaagtataattaaaatgatacaacGTTATTTTACTTCATgctccatagtaaaatttgccatTATTTACACAAGAGTGAAATAAAATTGACATTGACtcaaatataaatgaaaaagtGAGGTTAAGTGGTTGGTGACTTGGTGTCATAGCGAGcctatacaaataatgtatttttagtttattaaaaatgtactttttgttatgattcatatataattgtgtGGACTATGACCTACACAATAATTGACGCATTcggtactcaaataatatatattcaaaaatgatcatttgttatattaaaaatgtatcttatgtTAGTGTCTATCTTATTAGGTAAACTATGGTCCATAAGATAATGATTGGTTTAATAGTCCGTGTCACATGcatttttatgaaaattgttaagagatgttatatatattaaattatagttTGAACTTCGAAAAATAAGATCACTTATGAACCTTTAAAGTTCACCAATACAATATTAATTggatttaaattaaatagagttaatactAGATTTAACTCCTCGACTATTAGAATTTTACCACTTTGTTTATCTTCTTccaaacttgcttaatttcatCCCAACTATGTAATTAATTGTTAACCAAAATGGTCCTAATCAGGACTATTTTGGTTTGGACAAAAGACAATTTTAGGTAAATATTGCATAATTAAGaatgaaattgaacaagtttgaaagtcgagaaacaaaataataaaattctaatAGTCGATGCaccaaattgggtattaactcaattaaatatttacatcATATAAGTTTCTTATTAGCAATTAAATATTCGTCAAgtatgaataattaaattaagtgttttttttttcctaaaccAATATCTCTATGTTAATTGATGCTCCTAggaattgaaagaaaataaaggtaAAAGAAATCAAGTGAGATTGTCTAGAATGCCCATGTCTTCTTTCGGATTTGATGATCATTTCAAAGGGCTCTTTTGTAATTTGGAAAACAACGTAGGCCATGCATTTGCATTGGACcagcacatatatatacattaataatGCCGCGGCCATAGATGTATTATGAACAAGAATGGAGAGCTTGGCTGATACTTCCAAATCTTCTTTAAACTACTGCCAACCTAGCCGGAGTTTCATCGGAGCACTGCCGGAAAACGCCTTTTTCCGATGGCTTTCCCCCGGCTCATGATCTGAAGAACTCACATCACTTTGTTGGCTAAACAAGCAGGTTTGCAGTCTCTGTCCATTTTCTCCCATCAAGTTTTTAAATATGCAATTAGATGCGAactaatttctttaatttattttttccataGGAAAATTTGCAAAGTAGACAAAATAATTGCACGCATAAAATCTTTATAACCAAATATTGTATCAAACACCCTTCATACAGAGTTTTACTCTTGGATTTGATTTGGTGTGATGGTTTGATGCTGAACCATTATTATGTAGTTGTGTTAATTAGGATCAAACTTATGatgattatttattatgaataataataaataattgttgtGCTGAGGCCGGTAAAAGTCAAGTCTAGCAACCGGAGCACCCGGTGGCGGGCTCTtgaggattgttgggcggaggccaatAAAAGGCTTAAAAAGGTTAAGTCCAGCAACCCAAcatctcgaaaatgtgatgctagtctataaggaaataaagttacaccTTTGCTGCTAATTATAGCTTTTGAGGTAAGTTGTAAGTGTTTGATCTAACAAGTAGTATCGGAGCCCGGCCTTGAAATGAGTTTAAGAAGTTAAATTTTTTGTGCAATCCATAGTCTATAACATATAGGAAGTTACAGTTCAATAATCTGATTAAATATGAGTTTAAACTCTAAAAGAAACATAATTGGTTGTTTATCTGTTCTTTTAGATTGTTTGTTTCAGATCAATTCATTGTTAATTACTGAGTTTTGTACATCTAACCTCCCTCCTTTGTAGGAGTAAAGCAAGATTAGAGCAGAGAAAATGGTTCAGTTCTCTTCTCTTTTCAATGGTTTTGCGAAAACAATTTCGAAAAAGAGTGGGAGGAAGAGCAGAGAAGATGTTGGGAGAGAAGCTGCAAATGCACTTGCTAAGGAAGCAAGAAAGAATGAGCTAATCCTCACCACTTCTGGCTGTGTGAATGCCATTTCCTCTCACAATTTCGCTTCCCTGCATTCCAGACAAGGCAAAAAGGGAGTCAATCAAGATCGCGCCGTTGTGTGGGaggtatataactatatatgtaaCATAAATTCCCATCCTATGATGTTCTGTTACTTCTGCTGTATTGTATCATTGTATGTATTAAGTGAATGTTTTGTGCTTGTACTAATGATAAAACAGGAGTTTGGGGGGCAAGAGGACATGATTTTCTGCGGCGTGTTTGATGGGCATGGTCCCTGGGGTCATCTTGTAGCTAAGAGAGTCAGGGAATTGGTGCCATCATCTTTGCTGTGTAACTGGCAAAAAACAGTTGCTCATAACATGGACAACATAAACATAGGATTAGACGACTCCCAGCTCGACGTGTGGAAACAATCTCACATCAAGGCCTGTTCTGCAGTTGATCAACAACTCAAGCAGCAAGCTGATTCCTTTTACAGCGGCACAACTGCGCTAACTCTTGTCAAACAGGTAAAGGAATTGGATTGCCTGCCTCTTGGCTTAGCTTTTTGTCAGCCTGAGATGCCACTAATCTTACTGTCTTTTATGTTCTGATGATCCACTAATGATATATGTTGtctgttgggcggaggccagtaaagggtcaagtccatcAGTTGATGGTtaaggggattgttgggca contains these protein-coding regions:
- the LOC116017390 gene encoding CST complex subunit TEN1, which codes for MAASAIRAGALVTLQELNPSSPFFKQGASLRVTGKLQEYNVETDSAVISNGNASLRIDTERLNISIRPGSIYQFIGELHIGPSDEAILKARVGRNVDGMDLNLYHQSLQLLRNFVDEQTNSRTQ